cctcctcagaacaatttatttaaacatctgtcacgaacaaaaatgaaataatgtaCAACTAGGTTTTAACAAAATTAACATAGTGGTATAGATAATATGCAAGGATGTTTGAGCAAGTATAAAAGAGAGGAATTACCTAGTATGGGATGACACTTCCAATTACGTCGAATGCGTGTTggtaattaatgaataaatagaaacaataacaaaacaataaaaaacaaaaaccgaaacaCACTGCGTTCGCGACACGTAGTTCCCAAGAATTCATAtttgttgttaattttgataaaataaaataaaacacacagCCGTTATAGGTTGAATCCAGAGCACATTTGCACAAGTGGAACGTCCAGTGTCTAGTGGGGGGAGGTCGATATCGATAGTTATCAGAGCAaacgcagagtcaacgggttaaaaggaaaccaaaattttgttaaggaggtaaaatcgagagcaagctcagtcggtaatggaTAATTACATTGgtcgtatcacagaggtgtaaatattactcagatgttctatgtcttgttttcggttgacagaattgggatgtgcaacaatattgcacatttctaacagTAGCCTATTGTAATACAACGGTTCAACGTCAATAATGCtggcttgagaataattaaaggagtggtcgaaatcgatggcatgtctcgtcagtgcagtataattatcctcgtgttcATGGATATTGCGTTTATGCTCGGTTATCCTAGTGTGTAGTTGCCTACTAGTTTGGCCTATGTAGGACATGTTGCATTGGttgcaaggtattttgtaaactacacCAGAGCGCATACCCGGGGGTAAGGGGTCCTTACCCGAATCAAACATCGAGGATAGATCATGTGCACATTTAcccacaaattgaattttgtacttaGAGAATGTTCTGTTGAGTGACTCAAACAACCCCGCGACGTATGGGATcgaaatatagtttttttgatTGGTTTGTGCAGTGGTTGcatcgatattattgttaGGGCTGGTCGATGACAAGATGGAATCGTATTTGAACTGTATATGTTTGTTGAGCAGGCGAGGTGGATAGTCGTTTTTACTTCGTACCTGCTGAATcaaggacaaattttttttgtgaaattccaTACTTGAGAGTCGGATCGCTCTGTCAACTAAGCAAttaatcgttccaattttgtaagatctgggatggtgagaatggtaatttaaatacctttgtgACCAAGTAGCCTTATGAAACCAATCAGTTTTGATGAACTGGTTATCATTGATAATCAGGACATCTAAAAAGCTAATTCGGTGATTAGACTCTAATTCAGAGGTAAATTGTAGTCTCGGATGGAAACTGTTGAAGACAGATAGCATTTCTGCAACTTTATCCGAAGGGACAGCTGTAATTATGTCATCTACATATCTGAAATAGAATGAAGGCTTGAAGTCCAGTTTGTTGAGACAATATTGTTCAAGATCATCCAGAACCAAATCCgacaaaattggagagagcGGTGAGCCCATTGGTAAACCATAAGTTTGAGCATATATGttctgattaaatttgaatatggCAGCCTTAAAACATATGTGCAATGCTTTTAAAAGTTCGTTAAGTGGGACCGGAATTTTGTCCACCAACTGATGCCAACGCTGTTCAACAGCGTTGATTGCAAGATCTTGTGGAACATTTGTAAACAATGACACAACATCCAGCGAAACTAAAATATGATCAGGTGGGAGATGAAAGTCCCTAATAGCATTAACCAGAGCAAAACTATCTCTTACACGTGACAAGGGAGGTACGATGTTGTTACCTATACATTGACTGAGGAAACGAGCCAGATTGACAGTCGGACTATCAGTGAACGAAACTATAATTCTTACCGGTGTATCCGGTTTGTGAATTTTCGGTAACCCGTAGGCTCTAGGTGGTAGGCAATCAGTTTTTGCGATTTGACGTCTAAGTTGATTAGAGATGAGTTTGCTTTTAGACCAATCCGTTGTTAGTTTTTTGACTTCTTGTTGCAAGGTACAGGTAAGATCGTATCTAACAACTTTGTAAGAGTTGTTGTTGGAGAGTTGTTGCAACATTTTATCCTCGTACATTCGTTTGTTCATCACAACAGTCGTGTTTCCCTCGTCTGCCTTCAAGAAAAGTAAGTCCTGGTTGTTATTTTGAAAGATCTTAGTTTCTTTAATCTTGTGAAGGATATTGTTGTCAGCGCGAAGGGGAGAAGGGGTGTTGATAAACTTTTTTATGGTGTTGGTGAAATCTTGGCGGGCCGTATTACGGCAATCAGAAGGAATGAAGGAAATCTTTGATTCGAAATCAGAGATAAGTTTGTTGATTGGGATGCAGTGAGGCTTGAAAGGAATGCCATATTTGGGTCCCATTTTTAGCACGTCAGTAACATCGACAGGAATTTCCGTATTGCTAAGGTTCACGATCTAATTTTCAAAGGTCGAGTCAATTGGATTAGAAGTGGGAcgttttttgttattaatcaGATTAGCTGACTTGTGATGTTAGCCGCCTTGTAAGTATTGAAAGCCGGTTCCAATTTCAGGTGTTGTgtgtcgaagaatttttttgatacttCAACAGGTAAGTCAATTAAAATATCGTTCTCAAGCgacaacaaaatattttgatatttgatgATGGTCGCGTGAGCGTCACTGATCTCGAGATTAAATAACGACCTTTGAAATTTGTGTACATTATGTTGGTAAACACTACGCGACTTGGACATTTTAAAACTAATACCGTTCGAGATAAGCTTAGAGAATTTTGAATGAGTAGGTAAAATCGATCGTTTCTTGCAGTTTAGAAGAAAGATGCGGTGATTTTT
This region of Neodiprion virginianus isolate iyNeoVirg1 chromosome 7, iyNeoVirg1.1, whole genome shotgun sequence genomic DNA includes:
- the LOC124309034 gene encoding uncharacterized protein LOC124309034; this translates as MGPKYGIPFKPHCIPINKLISDFESKISFIPSDCRNTARQDFTNTIKKFINTPSPLRADNNILHKIKETKIFQNNNQDLLFLKADEGNTTVVMNKRMYEDKMLQQLSNNNSYKVVRYDLTCTLQQEVKKLTTDWSKSKLISNQLRRQIAKTDCLPPRAYGLPKIHKPDTPVRIIVSFTDSPTVNLARFLSQCIGNNIVPPLSRVRDSFALVNAIRDFHLPPDHILVSLDVVSLFTNVPQDLAINAVEQRWHQLVDKIPVPLNELLKALHICFKAAIFKFNQNIYAQTYGLPMGSPLSPILSDLVLDDLEQYCLNKLDFKPSFYFRYVDDIITAVPSDKVAEMLSVFNSFHPRLQFTSELESNHRISFLDVLIINDNQFIKTDWFHKATWSQSELLQRTALSTANVVWLDRWKD